The following coding sequences lie in one Labrus bergylta chromosome 5, fLabBer1.1, whole genome shotgun sequence genomic window:
- the LOC136179291 gene encoding odorant receptor 131-2-like, producing the protein MNVSSANMTVVVRFPDSLSKAVTKNVIVVFLVISINYINASLVHTFSKHQIFYRNPRYILFIHLVVNDMIQVTLTIIMFIISYTIHRINVSVCCFLMLTALFATENTPLNLACMAVECYIAICMPLRHVQICTVRRTLILIGLIWITSMLSVLPDLFVTLATEPLDFFGSRVFCLRQTVFPNPVNTKRRNALYSVFLVVIWITIFFTYFKILFTAKAASKDAKKARNTVLLHGFQLLLCMSTYVGPPLLTIIKQWLPRDYTDHLFAYYITIQILPRSIIPFIYGVRDNTFRRYLKRYLCCKVTVRSSTIRNLH; encoded by the exons ATGAATGTGTCGTCTGCCAACATGACCGTGGTCGTTCGGTTTCCAGACTCCCTCTCTAAAGCCGTCACCAAGAACGTGATCGTCGTGTTTCTGGTGATCTCCATCAACTACATCAATGCCAGCCTTGTCCACACCTTCAGCAAACACCAG ATCTTCTACAGAAACCCTCGGTACATCCTCTTCATTCACCTGGTGGTCAACGACATGATCCAGGTGACGCTGACTattatcatgttcatcatcagcTACACCATCCACAGAATAAACGTCTCCGTCTGTTGTTTCTTGATGCTAACGGCTCTCTTTGCCACTGAGAACACGCCTCTCAATCTGGCCTGCATGGCAGTGGAGTGCTACATTGCTATCTGCATGCCGCTGCGCCACGTGCAGATCTGCACCGTCAGGAGAACGTTGATTCTGATCGGTTTGATCTGGATTACGAGCATGTTGTCGGTTCTTCCTGATCTCTTTGTGACCTTGGCCACCGAGCCGCTGGACTTCTTCGGCTCCCGGGTCTTCTGCCTCAGACAAACGGTCTTTCCAAATCCAGTTAACACAAAAAGGAGGAACGCCCtgtattcagtgtttttagtcGTAATCTGGATCACTATCTTCTTCACTTACTTTAAGATCCTGTTCACGGCTAAAGCAGCGAGCAAAGATGCTAAGAAAGCCAGAAACACCGTCCTGCTGCACGGgttccagctgctgctgtgtatGTCCACGTATGTCGGCCCTCCATTATTAACCATCATAAAGCAATGGTTGCCTCGAGACTACACAGACCATCTGTTCGCTTATTATATCACTATACAAATCCTGCCCAGATCCATTATTCCGTTCATCTATGGTGTACGAGACAACACCTTCAGGAGGTACCTGAAAAGGTATCTGTGTTGTAAAGTCACAGTGCGGTCCTCAACCATCCGTAACCTCCATTAG